The Longimicrobium sp. nucleotide sequence GAGGAGCCGCCGATGGCGCCCGCGCTGGTCTGCGGCGCGGCGCTGGGCTCGCTCCCCAGGAGCTTGAGCGTCTCGCGGCGGGCGTCCTCGAGGGAAACGCCCAGCTGCCCCAGCACCTCGGCGGCGATCCCCTTCTCCTCGCGCAGGAGCCCCAGGAGGAGGTGCTCGGTGCCCACGTAGCTGTGGTTGAGCTCGCGCGCCTCGGCCATGGCGAACTCCAGCACCTTCTTCGCCCGGCTCGTGTAGGGGAGCTCGCCCAGGGCGATGGTGGCCTTCCCGCGGCGGACGCTCTCCTCGACCTTCTCCTGCACCTGCTCCAGGTCGACGGCCAGGTTGTTCAGCACGGCCGCGGCCACGCCCTCGCCCTCGCGGATCAGGCCCAGGAGGATGTGCTCGGTGCCGACGTAATCGTGCTGCAGGCGGATGGCCTCCTCGCGGGCCATCGCGAGCACTTTGCGCACGCGGTCGGTGAAGTTGTAGTTCATGGTCTGACTGGCCTCCGGGACCTGCGGCGTGATCGTTGTTCTTCGGGGCGCTCGCGCGCGCTATCTGCACACAAGGGGCCATCGCTGGAACGATCCGTGGCGATGCATCCCCAACGTTTTTCAGGACAATGGGTTAGGTCGGGCGGGGCGGCCGGGGATCCCGGAAAAAATCCCGGGGCGGCGGCGGTCCCGTGCCGATTCGGCCGGGCGCGGCGCAGCGTGGCAGTACGGCCGTCCCGGCCCGCTCCGTCCGGCGGGCTCACGTCACCTGCGCGATCCGTGGAATCTGCCGTCCCCATACCCCGGTTCCCTCCGTGAAGATCCGTGGCCCGGGCGCCCGCGCGGCCCTTCGCGGCCACGGCTGACTCGCGGCGCACCCGCAGAAAATCCACCGGCGCCGGAAGCCGGCGCGAGGGGAATTCACTCCGGATCGCGGCGAGGCGGCGGGTCGGGAAAAGCCCCCGGGGACGCGGCCCGCAGGGCTCTCCCGCGTCCGCGCCGCCGTCTCCACGCGTCACGCCGAGTCGACCGGGTCGGCCGCCAGCGCCTGGCGCACGTACGCCGCCCGCGTCACGTCCATCTCGTCCGCGCCGCCGCCGTTCACCAGCTCCAGGTGCGCGGCCTGGGCAAAGATCATGATGCGGTTGAGGGTGTAGACGCGCACGCCGGGGATCAGGTCCAGCCCCACGCCCAGGCGCACGCCGGAAAGGAGGTTCATCACCTCCTCGAACGAGGTGCTGCGGGCGTGGCGGAGGAGGCCGTAGGCGCGCCACACCTTGTCCTCGATCACCGTGCGCGCGTCGCGCAGGAGGACGGCGCGGGCCTGCGCCTCGTACTGCACCACCTGCTGCACGATGCGCTGCAGGTGGTCGATCAGGTCTTCCTCCGTCTTCCCCAGCGTGGTCTGGTTGGAGATCTGGAAGAAGTTGCCCACGACCTCCGACCCTTCGCCGTACAGCCCGCGGAAGGTGAGCCCCACCTGGCTGATCCCCTGCAGCACCTTGCCGATCTCCTGCGTCAGCACCAGCCCGGGGAGGTGCATCAGCACCGAGGCGCGCAGCCCCGTGCCCACGTTGGTGGGGCAGGAGGTGAGGTAGCCGAACTCGGTGTGGAAGGCGTACTGCAGGTGCCCGCCCAGCTCGTCGTCCAGCCGCTCGATGTTGCGCCACGCGTCGCGCAGGCGGAACCCGCCCACGAGCGACTGGAGGCGCAGGTGGTCCTCCTCGTTCACCATCACGCTCACCGAGTCCGCCGGCGCCAGCAGGAGCGCGGCGTCGGAGTGCGGCGCCCCGCCCTCGCCGCCGATCAACTCGCGCGAGACCAGGTGGCGCTCCAGCAGCAGCTGCCGTGCGGTGGCCTCGAGGCGGGGGATGACCAGCCGGGTGGCGCCGCGCAGCGCCTGCGTCTGCTCGGCGGCGCCGGTGGCCAGGCGCAGCACCTCCGCCCGGTCGGCGCCGTCGGCGCGCAGCCCGAAGCGGAACCCCTGGAGGTTGCGCGCCAGGCGGATGCGGGTGGACAGGACGATGTCGGCGTGGGGGCCCTCGGCCTGCAGCCACTCCAGCCCCGCCTCGGGGTCGCCGGGAAGAAGCGTCCTGGACATCTACGGTTTGGTGTTCGGCATAGCTTGGGAGTCCTGAGTCCTAGGTCCTGAGTCCTAAGTCCTAGGTCCTAAGTCCTGAGTTTGAGTCCCGGGTCCGGAGTCCGAGACCCACGCAGAACCACTTAGGACTTAGGACACAGGACCTGGGACTTCTTCTTCACGGTTGCGCTTCCAGCCGCCGGATCTGGTCGCGGAGCGAGGCGGCGCGCTCGAAGTCTTCCTCGTCCACGGCGCGCTGCAGCGAGCGGCGGAGCGAGGTCGCGCGGGCGGTGCGGTCCATCTCCGTGGGGTCGGGCGGGAGGTAGACCTTGCCCACGTGCTGGGTGCCGCCGTGCAGCTTGCGCAGCAGCCCCTTGAGCGACGGCTCGAACACGGCCCAGCAGCGCGCGCACCCCAGGCGGCCGGTGCGCTTGAAGTCGGCCAGCGTCAGCCCGCAGCCGGGGCAGGCGCCGCCCGCGGGAAGCGACTCGCCGGCGATGGCCTTTCCCATCTGCGCCAGGAAGTCGGCCAGCGGCGCCGTTCCCGCCGTGCCCGTTCCCGGATCGAGCCCCAACGCGGCCGCGCACGACTCGCACAGGTGGCGGGTCGTGGTCTCGTTGTTCTGGATCTGGGTGAAGTGGATCGCCGCCTCGTTCTTGCCGCAGCGGTCGCAGGGCGTAGCCATCGGTTCGCTTCCTTCTATTCCAGCAGCCCGGGCTCGGGCCCGTGGGCCGGCTCCAGGTGCCCGGCATGCAGCCGCAGCACCCGGCCGGCGCGCGCGGCCAGCGCCAGGTCGTGCGTCACCAGCACCAGCGCCGCGCCCTCGTCGCGGCACACCCGGAAGAACTCGTCGTGCATCGCCTCGGCCGTCTCGGGGTCCAGGTTCCCCGACGGCTCGTCGGCCAGCAGCACCAGCGGGCGATTCGCCAGCGCCCTGGCCACCGCCACGCGCTGCTGCTCGCCGCCGGAGAGCTGCGCCGGCTTGTGGGTGATCCGCTCCTCCAGCCCCACGCTGGCCAGCAGCTCGCGCGCGCGGTCCCTCGCGTCCCGTTTCAAGACGCCGGCGATCAGCTGCGGCATCATCACGTTCTCCAGCGCGGTGAACTCGCGCAGGAGGTGGTGGAACTGGAAGACGAAGCCGATGCTCCCGCTTCGTACCCTCGCCAGCTGCTCCTCGTTCATGGCGCCCAGGTCGGCCCCGCCCACGCGCACCACCCCCTCGTTGGGGAGGTCGAGGCCACCCAGGACGTGCAGGAGCGTGCTCTTTCCCGAGCCGCTGCGGCCGATCACGGAGACCGCCTCGCCGCGCGCGACGTCCAGGTCCACGCCGGCCAGGACGGTCAGCGTGCGCCCGTCGCCGCCCACGTAGCGCTTGTGCACGCCGCGCGCGGAGACCGCGATCTCCGCCGGCACCGGGGCCGGGACTGGCGTCTCCAGCGGATGCAGTGCGCGCGCCTCGTCCAGCGCGATGCGCTCGGCGGGGCTACTCATGCCGGATCGCCTCCACCGGCGTGAGCCGCGCGGCCTGCATGGCGGGATAGATGGTGGCCACGAACGAGATCAGCACCGTCGCCAGGAGGATGGTGAGCACGTCCCACGGATCGCTGCGCACGGGGAGGTGGCTCACGAAGTAGATCTCGCCGGGGATGCGGATCAGGTGGTAGCGGTCGATCAGCCAGTTCAGGATCAATCCCCCGCCGCCGCCCAGCAGCGAGCCCACCACGCCGATCACCAGCCCCTGGAACATGAAGATGGCCAGCACGCGGCGCGCGGTCAGCCCCATCGACTTCAGGATCCCGATCTCGCGCGTCTTGTCCGTCACCACCATCACCAGCGTGGAGACGATGTTGAAGGCCGCGACGACGACGATGAGGAGGAGGATGAGCTCCATCGCCAGCTTCTCCAGCTTCAGCGCGGAGAAGAGCGCGGCGTTCATCGTCTTCCAGTCGTCGGTGCGGTAGGGGAGGCCGAGCTGTTCGTTGATGCGGTGCGCCACCTCCGTGGCCCGCATGGGGTCGGGGACGCGCACCTCGATCCCCGACACGGCGCTCCCCAGCCCCGTCAGGTCCTGCGCGGCGGGGATGGAGGTGTACATGAACTTGTTGTCGTACTCGTACATCCCCGTGCGGAACGTGCCCGTGACCTCGAACTGCCGCAGCTTGGGCATCAGCCCGCCCACGGCCGAGACGTGCGCGTTCTGGAAGGAGATGACCACCAGCGTGTCGCCCGGCAGCACGCTGGCGCGCATGGCCAGCGCCTCGCCCAGCACGATGGGCGGCAGCCCGCTGCGCGTGCGCGCCGGCAGCATGTCGTGCTTGCGGATGTTGGCGCCGATGTCGGTGACCGTCGGCCCCGGGCGGTAGGCATCGACGCCGCGCAGGATGGCCGCCTCGGAGTAGTTGGCGCGGTTGCGGATCCCCACCTCGGTGTGCACGAACGGCCCGGCGGCGCTCACGCCCCTGACGCGCTTCACCTTCGCCAGCGCGTCCTCCCAGTCGTCCATGCGCATGGTCTCGCCGTACGTCATCACCCAGATGTGGGGATTGACGCCGAGGATCTTGTCGCGCAGGTCCTGCTGCAGCCCCGTCATCACGGCGATGACGACGATCAGCGCCATCACCCCCACCGTCACCCCGCCGATGGCGATGAGGGTGATGAGCGAGAGGAAGCGCGTCCCCCGCCGCGACGCCAGGTAGCGCCGGCCGATGAACCATTCCAGGCTCATCGGACTCCAGGGGACAGGGGACAGGGGACAGGAGACAGCAAGCCAGTCGTTAGCATGGCAGGCTGTAACCTGTTCCAACGACTTCGTTCCCGGGGAAGTGCCCAGTGCCCAGTGCCCAGTGCCCGGTAACTGCCGAGCGCGTCACTGGGCACTGGGCACTTGGCACTGGGCACTTTCAGTACACCGGGCACTCCGGCGCAGCCGCCCATCATTCCTCCGGCCGCATCGTGGGGAACAGGATCACGTCGCGGATCGACGGCTGGCCGGACAGGATCATACAAAGCCGGTCCACGCCCATCCCGAACCCGCCGGTGGGCGGCATCCCGTACTCCAGCGCGCGCAGGAAGTCCTCGTCCAGCTGCTGCGCCTCGTCGTCGCCCTGCTCGCGCAGGCGCAGCTGGGCCTCGAAGCGGCCGCGCTGGTCGATGGGGTCGTTCAGCTCGCTGTACGCGTTGCACAGCTCCTTCCCCGCGACGATCAGCTCGAAGCGCTCGGTCAGCTCCGGGTTGCCGCGCTTCGGCTTGGCCAGCGGGCTCATCTCCCGCGGATAGTCGGTGATGAAGGTGGGCTGGATCAGCTTCGGCTCCACCAGCTCGCCGAACAGCTCGTCGATCAGCTTCCCCCGCCCCAGCCTGGCCGCCTCGGCGGGGTCCATCCCCAGGGCGATCACGCGCGCGCGCATCTCCGCCTCGCCCTCGCGCTCCACGTCGATGCCGCCCACCTCGCGCAGCGATTCGTACATCGACATGCGCGGGAACGGTGGGGTGAAGCGGATCTCGTTCCCCATGAAGCTCACCGGGCGGTCGCCCACGACCTCGCGGACGACGTAGCCGAGCATCTCCTCGGTGAAGTCCATCACCGCCTGGTAGTCGAAGTAGGCGGCGTAGAACTCCAGCATGGTGAACTCGGGGTTGTGGAAGCGGTCGATCCCCTCGTTGCGGAAGTCCTTGGAGATCTCGTAGACGCGCTCCATCCCCCCCACGATCAGCCGCTTGAGGTACAGCTCGTCGGCGATGCGCAGGTACAGGTCCATCCCCAGCGTGTTGTGCCGGGTGACGAACGGCCGGGCCGCCGCGCCGCCGTAGACGGCCTGCAGGATCGGCGTCTCCACCTCGATGAAGCCGCGCTCGTCGAGGAAGCGCCGCAGCGCCGTGACCACCCGCGCGCGGAAGACGAACACGT carries:
- the lysS gene encoding lysine--tRNA ligase; translated protein: MTIGMDEIRGETIEAAGGDDRVMADRLAKLERLRERGIEPYAYRYESTHAAADAVALFKRWEEAKGDAAGDGPEEVVRLAGRIVSKRVMGKSTFAHLADRTGKVQLYFRVNELGDAYELLDLVDLGDWVGAEGTLFRTRTGEVSLRVRAFQLLSKSLRPLPLGKEETDPETGERRVYSGFTDVQARYRQRYADLAVNPEVRDVFVFRARVVTALRRFLDERGFIEVETPILQAVYGGAAARPFVTRHNTLGMDLYLRIADELYLKRLIVGGMERVYEISKDFRNEGIDRFHNPEFTMLEFYAAYFDYQAVMDFTEEMLGYVVREVVGDRPVSFMGNEIRFTPPFPRMSMYESLREVGGIDVEREGEAEMRARVIALGMDPAEAARLGRGKLIDELFGELVEPKLIQPTFITDYPREMSPLAKPKRGNPELTERFELIVAGKELCNAYSELNDPIDQRGRFEAQLRLREQGDDEAQQLDEDFLRALEYGMPPTGGFGMGVDRLCMILSGQPSIRDVILFPTMRPEE
- a CDS encoding ABC transporter ATP-binding protein, whose protein sequence is MSSPAERIALDEARALHPLETPVPAPVPAEIAVSARGVHKRYVGGDGRTLTVLAGVDLDVARGEAVSVIGRSGSGKSTLLHVLGGLDLPNEGVVRVGGADLGAMNEEQLARVRSGSIGFVFQFHHLLREFTALENVMMPQLIAGVLKRDARDRARELLASVGLEERITHKPAQLSGGEQQRVAVARALANRPLVLLADEPSGNLDPETAEAMHDEFFRVCRDEGAALVLVTHDLALAARAGRVLRLHAGHLEPAHGPEPGLLE
- a CDS encoding ABC transporter permease, whose translation is MSLEWFIGRRYLASRRGTRFLSLITLIAIGGVTVGVMALIVVIAVMTGLQQDLRDKILGVNPHIWVMTYGETMRMDDWEDALAKVKRVRGVSAAGPFVHTEVGIRNRANYSEAAILRGVDAYRPGPTVTDIGANIRKHDMLPARTRSGLPPIVLGEALAMRASVLPGDTLVVISFQNAHVSAVGGLMPKLRQFEVTGTFRTGMYEYDNKFMYTSIPAAQDLTGLGSAVSGIEVRVPDPMRATEVAHRINEQLGLPYRTDDWKTMNAALFSALKLEKLAMELILLLIVVVAAFNIVSTLVMVVTDKTREIGILKSMGLTARRVLAIFMFQGLVIGVVGSLLGGGGGLILNWLIDRYHLIRIPGEIYFVSHLPVRSDPWDVLTILLATVLISFVATIYPAMQAARLTPVEAIRHE
- a CDS encoding UvrB/UvrC motif-containing protein translates to MATPCDRCGKNEAAIHFTQIQNNETTTRHLCESCAAALGLDPGTGTAGTAPLADFLAQMGKAIAGESLPAGGACPGCGLTLADFKRTGRLGCARCWAVFEPSLKGLLRKLHGGTQHVGKVYLPPDPTEMDRTARATSLRRSLQRAVDEEDFERAASLRDQIRRLEAQP
- a CDS encoding protein arginine kinase, giving the protein MSRTLLPGDPEAGLEWLQAEGPHADIVLSTRIRLARNLQGFRFGLRADGADRAEVLRLATGAAEQTQALRGATRLVIPRLEATARQLLLERHLVSRELIGGEGGAPHSDAALLLAPADSVSVMVNEEDHLRLQSLVGGFRLRDAWRNIERLDDELGGHLQYAFHTEFGYLTSCPTNVGTGLRASVLMHLPGLVLTQEIGKVLQGISQVGLTFRGLYGEGSEVVGNFFQISNQTTLGKTEEDLIDHLQRIVQQVVQYEAQARAVLLRDARTVIEDKVWRAYGLLRHARSTSFEEVMNLLSGVRLGVGLDLIPGVRVYTLNRIMIFAQAAHLELVNGGGADEMDVTRAAYVRQALAADPVDSA